The Alistipes finegoldii DSM 17242 DNA segment CCATGCAGATATTCTTTAGCTCTATTGTATGCAGATGTTCCCACTGTCATAATAGGGACAAAAAATGATAGGCCATTATCAGTTTTTGGTAGAGAATATAGGTTAATAAATTTCCATCTGTTCCCATGGTGATTAGTAAGGAAATTCCTAGCTAGGCAATACCATGACCGATCATACGTTGCCATAATAATCTGGAAATCCTTAAACTCATGTTCCAATATATCCAATATGGCCCATCTATTCGATGAGTCAATACCTATAAAAATATCATCCAAGAACATCAAATGCAATTCCTTGCCAGGATTTGCCTTCAGAGCTGCTAGATAAAGACAAATAGCGATTGCAGATAGTCTTGCTTCGTTCAGCCCTTCCGTAAAACCTTTGATTGAAGAACTTCCAATTGAAATTTTTAATCTTAGGTCTTGTTCTATTTTCCATGCACCTTTCCCTTTAGTCCCGTAATCAAAAGACATAGATTTTAAGTCATAATCTATATGTAGCGCAAAATTGTTAAAATAATGTACCAAATAATTGTTTACCTCTTTAAACAAACTATCCAAGACAGACCTTAAGACCTTTTCAAATTTAACAAGTTTTTGGAGTCCTCGTTGATGTCTTACTTCATTGCGATTATATACATTGAATATATCTTGCTTGATTTGTTTCCATTCCAACGCTAAAGAACTATTTAATCCTTGGGCTGAGGCAACATGATCTTTTAATAGATGTTCAATAAAGAAATTAAACAGATTAGGGTTGTCATCTTCATACAAGTATACTTTCAGTAGGTCTTTGTAATTTAGAAAACCTTTTGTCAATGCTAATGACTTCAGAAATGCAGTACCTGCCACACTTGTATTGTCAACACCTTCTGCGTATCTATATTTCACAATATTATCAACTTCTCCCGTTATATCATTGTAATCACCTATGGTTAGAATTACTTCACCGGCAACTCCAGCAGGTTTATAACGGTTGGTAGTATAACTTACATGTGAATAGAAACTCTGAATAAAATCATTCAACGACTTATATAATGACGTCTTTCCACTACCATTTTCACCATACAATAGTACATTCTCTCCTTTCTCCATTGAGAATGTCAATCGGTCATAGTAAGCTCGTGAATTTTCTATCTCAATTTTTGTAATCTTTTTCATTTTTCTTCAAGAGAACCTTTTACACCTTTAGCTGCTATCAACTCTTCCATCAAACCACCACGTTCATGTATAATATGATTATATGACTTTGAAATGAATTCTTCCTTGTTTTGGTCGGGTACATCTTCTAATGCCATAGCACTATTTATCAGCCTAACATTCTGATAATTAAATAACTTCTGATTGATAACTTCCTCGACCATATAGTCTAGCACATTTACAAAAAAGCTACTCTGAATGTATTCAGGTGTTTTTGTATAATTCATCATTTTATCAAATACTTTCTGGATAGATAGAGGCACATATGGTATCATGATATCCTTTAGGCTCACCACAGAAACATTC contains these protein-coding regions:
- a CDS encoding ATP-binding cassette domain-containing protein, yielding MKKITKIEIENSRAYYDRLTFSMEKGENVLLYGENGSGKTSLYKSLNDFIQSFYSHVSYTTNRYKPAGVAGEVILTIGDYNDITGEVDNIVKYRYAEGVDNTSVAGTAFLKSLALTKGFLNYKDLLKVYLYEDDNPNLFNFFIEHLLKDHVASAQGLNSSLALEWKQIKQDIFNVYNRNEVRHQRGLQKLVKFEKVLRSVLDSLFKEVNNYLVHYFNNFALHIDYDLKSMSFDYGTKGKGAWKIEQDLRLKISIGSSSIKGFTEGLNEARLSAIAICLYLAALKANPGKELHLMFLDDIFIGIDSSNRWAILDILEHEFKDFQIIMATYDRSWYCLARNFLTNHHGNRWKFINLYSLPKTDNGLSFFVPIMTVGTSAYNRAKEYLHGQRPVDLPAAANYFRKALEELISEKYLPKELFMSDDYSLIPGYKLTKHIGALIDLFVKTGEDMVKIMTIKSYLHPLIHPLSHYEEEAQVYRNELVAVEEAIKGLYSQIENLNKRCRILIGRNNIVEIRYETADKSYFAKYQIQLDDNIWVYKDKNGAAHLTKCNCKCVLMEGKLNGNILPPFKPNKRMQNYNNFYYASLDEALQKIYDFEVNTKKHAVTAHNDYDIVFRLLGKNFYEPFVQKRNEILASM